A region from the Bacteroidota bacterium genome encodes:
- a CDS encoding noncanonical pyrimidine nucleotidase, YjjG family — MNNIQHVIFDLDNTLWDFNGNSKRILTEIYAQFELEKKGITDFEKFHTQYKFRNEYLWQDYALGKVSREEVRLNRFFITLNDFGVNSYKLASDAADHYIFHTRNQKDLLPFALETLDYLKTKYLLHIITNGFEEVQYFKLNNTGLMKYFSSVTTAESAQALKPDKKIFDHAIQIINTKPEHCLYIGDSPDADGIGSINAGMEFIWFNPENRVNENGFKAVTNLKELTGLL, encoded by the coding sequence ATGAATAATATTCAGCATGTAATTTTTGATCTCGACAATACACTTTGGGATTTTAATGGAAACTCCAAACGCATTCTTACAGAAATATATGCACAATTTGAATTGGAGAAAAAAGGAATAACCGATTTCGAAAAATTTCATACACAATATAAATTTCGCAACGAATATTTATGGCAGGATTATGCCTTGGGAAAAGTTTCGCGCGAAGAAGTGCGCCTGAATCGATTTTTTATAACACTCAACGATTTTGGAGTTAATTCCTATAAACTCGCAAGTGATGCTGCCGATCATTATATTTTTCACACGCGCAATCAAAAAGATTTACTTCCCTTTGCATTGGAAACATTAGATTATTTAAAAACGAAATATCTATTGCATATAATCACCAATGGGTTTGAAGAGGTGCAATATTTTAAATTGAATAACACCGGTTTAATGAAATATTTTTCCTCTGTAACCACCGCCGAAAGTGCCCAGGCATTAAAACCCGACAAAAAAATATTTGATCACGCCATACAAATAATTAACACCAAACCCGAACATTGCCTCTACATCGGCGATTCCCCCGACGCCGATGGCATTGGTTCGATAAATGCCGGAATGGAATTTATATGGTTTAATCCAGAAAACAGGGTGAATGAAAATGGTTTTAAAGCAGTAACAAATCTAAAGGAATTAACGGGTTTGTTGTAA
- a CDS encoding NAD-dependent epimerase/dehydratase family protein, with product MILVTGANGLVGSYLCRYLLSKGEKVRAIKRPESNMRLLEDIADKIEWMDGDILDMFSLEEAVAGIDKIYHCAAIISYSKRNKDLLMQVNVEGTANVVNIALDNNIKKLVYISSIAALGKTGKDNEVVSEQTPWERKNLSSDYSVSKFLAEREVWRSIAEGLNAVIVNPSIIVGAGNWNSGSCKLFTTVNNGFKYYTEGKTGYVDVRDVVKIVYALMESDITNERFILNSENVSYRDFLTTIAKELHVTGPTVKAGKLLSSLAWRTEWFKSLFNGSEPSVTKQTASIANKKVNYDNKKIVDLLQYDFIPVNKAIADAAKSFKTELNTGKFHPIKFN from the coding sequence TTGATACTGGTTACAGGAGCAAACGGACTTGTGGGATCTTACCTCTGCAGATATTTATTATCGAAGGGCGAAAAAGTGCGTGCAATAAAAAGACCGGAAAGTAACATGCGTTTATTGGAAGATATTGCCGATAAAATAGAATGGATGGATGGCGATATTTTGGATATGTTTAGTTTGGAAGAGGCAGTTGCCGGCATTGATAAAATTTATCACTGTGCAGCAATTATTTCCTATTCAAAAAGAAATAAAGATCTTTTAATGCAGGTGAATGTGGAAGGCACTGCCAATGTGGTAAATATTGCTTTGGATAATAATATTAAAAAACTGGTATATATAAGTTCCATTGCAGCTTTAGGTAAAACAGGAAAAGATAATGAAGTTGTTTCTGAACAAACTCCTTGGGAAAGAAAAAATCTCAGCTCCGATTATTCTGTAAGTAAATTTTTAGCAGAACGCGAAGTTTGGAGAAGTATTGCCGAGGGATTAAACGCAGTAATTGTAAATCCATCCATTATTGTTGGAGCGGGAAATTGGAATAGTGGTTCCTGTAAATTATTCACCACGGTAAATAACGGGTTCAAATATTACACAGAAGGCAAAACAGGTTATGTGGATGTTCGCGATGTGGTGAAAATAGTTTACGCCCTTATGGAAAGTGATATCACCAATGAACGTTTTATTTTAAATAGCGAAAATGTTTCTTATCGCGATTTTTTAACCACAATTGCTAAAGAACTTCATGTAACAGGTCCAACGGTTAAGGCAGGAAAATTATTATCCTCCCTCGCCTGGAGAACCGAATGGTTTAAATCACTTTTTAATGGTTCGGAGCCATCGGTAACAAAACAGACAGCCTCGATCGCAAATAAAAAAGTGAATTACGATAATAAAAAAATAGTTGATTTATTGCAATACGATTTTATTCCAGTAAACAAAGCAATTGCCGATGCTGCAAAAAGTTTTAAAACGGAATTGAATACCGGTAAGTTCCATCCTATAAAATTTAATTAA
- a CDS encoding anhydro-N-acetylmuramic acid kinase has translation MNPPHVYYIIGTMSGSSLDGLDVVYCEMRSEPNYSFKVLASDTFPYPQEILNILANIEVSIAKDYENEHVLFDELSSISIKTFMEDNNIEKPDFIASHGHTIFHFPEKNITCQIGNGKIMAKELNCPVICNFRQADMDAGGQGAPLVPIADVLFFPEYSACLNIGGIANISFEENGKRIGFDICAANQLLNFCAQQIGLEYDDEGSMARTGKINEALLRELNAFDYFDLPFPKSMDNNFIRDNFFPILSNYTIYPTDKLATATEHIAYQISRIINKQIDSQNIPKNIYSLLVTGGGAYNSYLLRRIEQLCGIKITLPDNTTIQFKEAIAMCLMGMLRWENKPNFLPSVTGARIAVSGGDIVNVN, from the coding sequence TTGAACCCACCTCATGTATATTATATTATCGGAACAATGTCGGGGTCTTCACTCGATGGGTTGGACGTGGTATATTGTGAAATGCGATCTGAACCCAATTATTCCTTTAAAGTTTTAGCATCCGATACCTTTCCATACCCTCAGGAAATTCTAAATATTCTTGCCAATATCGAAGTGAGTATTGCAAAGGATTACGAAAATGAACATGTTTTATTTGATGAGTTATCTTCAATAAGTATCAAAACTTTTATGGAGGATAATAATATTGAAAAACCTGACTTCATTGCATCTCACGGACATACCATTTTTCATTTTCCGGAAAAAAATATTACCTGCCAGATAGGAAATGGAAAAATTATGGCGAAGGAGTTAAATTGCCCGGTGATATGTAATTTCCGACAGGCAGATATGGATGCAGGAGGTCAGGGCGCACCGCTGGTTCCTATTGCTGATGTTTTGTTTTTCCCTGAATATTCTGCATGTTTAAATATTGGTGGAATTGCAAATATTTCTTTTGAGGAAAATGGGAAAAGAATTGGATTTGATATTTGTGCCGCAAATCAGCTATTGAATTTTTGTGCTCAACAAATAGGATTGGAATATGATGATGAAGGGTCCATGGCAAGAACAGGAAAAATAAACGAAGCGCTTTTGAGAGAATTAAATGCGTTTGATTATTTTGATCTTCCTTTCCCAAAATCTATGGATAATAATTTTATAAGAGATAATTTCTTTCCCATATTGTCAAATTATACAATTTATCCTACTGATAAACTTGCAACTGCCACCGAACATATTGCATATCAGATTTCGCGAATTATAAATAAACAAATTGATTCGCAAAATATTCCTAAAAATATTTATAGTTTGTTGGTTACCGGTGGCGGAGCTTATAATTCTTATTTATTAAGGAGGATAGAACAATTATGCGGAATTAAAATTACCTTGCCGGATAATACGACTATTCAATTTAAAGAAGCAATAGCCATGTGTTTAATGGGCATGTTGAGATGGGAGAACAAACCTAATTTTTTACCTTCCGTTACCGGAGCGCGAATTGCTGTGAGCGGCGGAGATATTGTAAATGTGAATTGA
- a CDS encoding cytochrome c codes for MKKLLIFFVICSAFIGYNCSKKTPADNADLVKTEESPGKAVYVKSCRLCHGNDGNLGLSGAANLKITMLNVEQIKSVIIEGRKGMPSWKGQLTPAEIQQVAEYVVTLKNK; via the coding sequence ATGAAAAAGCTACTTATTTTTTTTGTGATATGCTCAGCTTTTATAGGTTATAATTGCTCAAAAAAAACTCCTGCTGATAATGCAGATTTAGTTAAAACAGAGGAATCACCGGGAAAAGCAGTATATGTAAAATCTTGTAGATTATGCCATGGAAATGATGGCAATTTAGGATTAAGTGGTGCCGCTAACCTGAAAATTACGATGTTAAATGTGGAACAGATCAAGTCAGTAATAATTGAAGGACGAAAAGGCATGCCCTCCTGGAAAGGTCAGCTTACTCCCGCAGAGATACAACAAGTTGCAGAGTATGTTGTTACCCTGAAAAATAAATAA
- a CDS encoding PKD domain-containing protein has protein sequence MKKQIFLLLFAFSFISFKTYATHIVGGEMSYTCLGDNLYQVKLILYRDCAAGGALFDNPACLGLYNEAGLLVNTIYTGAPVVTPIDVISPDPCLVIPPGLCIEKGVYTFNITLPSNEEAYDLVYQRCCRNPSIVNIETPEEVGSTYFAHFVPTNLIGCNSSPEFIGLPPTAICIGTPITYDNSAVDPDGDSLVYRFFTPYIGAYPVGVGAGPQPCPPEGLPFGNIVWTAGFSESYQVTASPAMAIDSETGFLTGTPTAAGRYVVGIAVDEYRDGVLLETYYRDYQFNIQECEPLVAAATEPIILDCEDYTIEFTNSSTGADEYLWDFGDGTTSTEFEPTHTYSDTGTYTVTLIAVPGFVCADTFIATIKIYNVLTADYDFTAGCSGTPVVFTDLSNSTEAGIIDSWTWNFADGFSSTEQNPEHEYADGGTYTVILTVTTDKGCESIISYDILVEPGPDVDFEVADVCQNEPAEFENLTTITTGSISSYAWDFGDGETSTEDDPSHFYDAPGTYTVTLIAFSTNGCSDTISAEIYIGELPLADAGPDQTVEYLETFTLDGTGVGSFFWFPQNPIIIPANISSLTIADPTVELAETTTFLLTVTSPDGCSETDTVTIFVNQVTIVEVPSAFSPNGDGINDEIFVLNHEVGELLEYTIFNRWGEIIFSTQDINGGWDGSIEGKEAEMGTYVYLVRAIGLGGEFFQRQGNITLVR, from the coding sequence ATGAAAAAACAAATTTTTTTACTCCTCTTTGCCTTTTCATTTATTTCTTTTAAAACTTACGCAACACATATTGTTGGGGGTGAAATGAGTTATACTTGTTTAGGCGATAATCTTTATCAGGTCAAACTCATTCTATACCGCGATTGTGCAGCCGGTGGAGCCTTGTTCGACAACCCCGCTTGCTTAGGACTTTACAATGAAGCAGGATTGCTTGTAAATACCATATATACCGGAGCACCTGTGGTAACACCTATTGACGTAATATCTCCTGACCCCTGCCTTGTAATACCTCCGGGCTTATGTATTGAAAAGGGTGTTTATACTTTTAATATCACACTTCCATCAAATGAAGAAGCCTATGATCTTGTTTATCAGAGATGTTGCCGAAATCCTAGCATTGTGAATATAGAAACACCTGAGGAAGTTGGTTCTACTTATTTTGCCCATTTTGTGCCCACTAATTTAATTGGTTGTAACAGCTCACCGGAATTCATCGGTCTGCCACCAACTGCAATTTGCATAGGAACTCCAATTACATATGATAATTCGGCAGTAGACCCTGACGGTGATTCTTTGGTTTATAGATTTTTTACACCTTACATCGGAGCTTATCCGGTTGGTGTTGGTGCCGGACCACAACCTTGCCCTCCGGAAGGTTTGCCATTCGGTAATATTGTATGGACCGCTGGTTTTAGTGAATCGTATCAGGTTACTGCTTCGCCGGCAATGGCTATAGATTCAGAAACAGGATTTTTGACCGGCACTCCAACCGCTGCAGGAAGATATGTGGTAGGTATTGCAGTGGATGAATACCGTGATGGCGTTTTATTGGAAACATATTATCGTGATTATCAATTCAATATTCAGGAATGTGAACCCCTTGTTGCTGCAGCCACCGAACCTATAATTCTTGATTGCGAAGATTATACCATAGAGTTTACAAACTCCAGCACCGGTGCAGATGAATATTTATGGGATTTTGGGGATGGAACAACTTCAACAGAATTTGAACCAACGCATACCTATAGCGATACCGGAACTTATACTGTAACGCTTATAGCGGTACCTGGCTTCGTTTGCGCTGATACGTTTATAGCAACCATAAAGATATATAATGTACTTACGGCTGATTACGACTTTACAGCAGGATGCTCAGGAACTCCGGTTGTTTTTACCGATTTGTCAAATTCCACCGAAGCGGGAATTATCGATAGCTGGACCTGGAATTTTGCTGATGGATTTTCATCTACGGAACAAAATCCTGAACATGAATATGCAGATGGAGGAACATATACAGTAATTCTTACCGTTACAACCGACAAAGGCTGCGAATCCATTATTTCCTACGATATTTTGGTCGAACCCGGACCTGATGTTGATTTCGAAGTTGCTGACGTATGTCAGAATGAACCGGCAGAATTTGAAAATCTTACTACTATCACTACTGGTTCAATTAGCAGTTATGCCTGGGATTTTGGAGATGGTGAAACAAGCACAGAAGATGATCCTTCTCATTTTTATGATGCACCCGGAACATATACTGTTACTCTGATCGCGTTTTCTACAAACGGATGTTCTGATACCATTAGCGCTGAAATTTATATAGGTGAATTACCGCTCGCAGACGCAGGCCCCGACCAAACAGTTGAATATTTGGAAACCTTTACCTTAGATGGTACCGGAGTAGGATCTTTTTTCTGGTTCCCACAAAATCCTATCATTATTCCGGCTAATATCAGCAGTTTAACCATTGCCGATCCTACCGTTGAATTAGCTGAAACTACTACTTTCCTTTTAACTGTAACAAGTCCCGACGGATGTTCCGAAACGGATACCGTCACAATATTCGTGAACCAGGTCACCATAGTGGAAGTGCCAAGTGCATTCTCTCCAAATGGTGATGGTATTAACGATGAAATATTTGTTTTAAATCACGAGGTAGGCGAATTACTTGAATATACCATTTTTAATCGCTGGGGAGAAATTATATTTTCCACACAGGATATTAATGGCGGTTGGGATGGCTCCATTGAAGGCAAAGAAGCTGAAATGGGTACTTATGTTTATCTTGTTAGAGCAATTGGTTTAGGTGGTGAATTTTTCCAACGTCAGGGAAATATCACCTTGGTGAGATAA
- a CDS encoding gliding motility-associated C-terminal domain-containing protein: MGRRLVILFFVLCSGYSVFAYHIIGGEMIYTRLTGNNFEIKLKLYRDCSAAEAAPFDNPLQIYVYNAAGALVDSLVVFFPGSENLDPDLTNPCITYIPDLCIQEAIYIGNINLPPSVGGYDLVYQRCCRNTTIINIVDPVATGATYTEHIPDPGTVINSSARFSNFPPIVICANFPFNFDHSATDPDGDVLVYEWFHPLNGATYDVPDPSPAPGPPFEEVNFYGPYSYTYPIESDPAFSINSTTGFLSGTPTSLGQFVVGIAVKEYRAGVLINTHYRDFQFNITDCEPTLVASLPGEINNCTDFTIHFENWSYGTDEFLWDFGVDGITTDVSEEEFPTYTYPDTGTYIVSLIAFPGQTCSDTTFATVSIYPHLIPTIDFDPACAKTPVQFTDLSVTDFGTLTSWQWNYGDGGGSSEQNPEYTYDEPGNYMLIFTVENSVGCVAEIYDTIKIYSLPNALFNSEGACLEEVGTVYSTSVIMIGNEIVDWQWEVDPDNYFSGESFEYYFDTAGIYTVTLTATSNYGCVDSITDIIIVPEPVVASPIADVTICEGDSVQLIAGGGTFYQWYPPENISDDALSNPYVFPTTPTIYYVVVYDQCSADTVMVNVNVLAAPNVEVGVDTIVYSGHPVQMWAVGASNYIWEPPFGLTDPAIADPVATPPSTVQYIVTGTDKAGCTDVDTALVYVIPSCFHFVDINAFSPNGDGVNDNFRLITSGDDQLVSMEIYNRWGQRIFETNNLVNGWDGTDGNGKPQEIGTYIYKIWTKCDEILQSLSGNVTLLR; encoded by the coding sequence TTGGGAAGGCGATTGGTCATATTATTTTTTGTGTTGTGTTCAGGGTATAGTGTATTTGCCTATCATATTATCGGGGGTGAAATGATTTACACTCGTCTCACAGGAAATAATTTTGAAATAAAACTCAAATTATATCGCGATTGTTCTGCTGCTGAGGCGGCACCTTTCGATAATCCACTTCAAATTTATGTCTACAATGCAGCAGGAGCGCTTGTCGACAGCCTTGTAGTGTTTTTTCCCGGCTCCGAAAATCTGGATCCGGATCTCACAAATCCTTGTATTACCTACATTCCCGACCTTTGTATTCAGGAGGCAATTTATATCGGAAATATCAACCTTCCGCCCAGTGTAGGAGGTTACGATCTTGTATATCAGCGTTGTTGCCGAAATACAACCATTATAAATATCGTAGATCCCGTTGCCACAGGAGCAACCTATACCGAACATATTCCCGACCCGGGAACAGTAATAAACTCCAGTGCGAGGTTCAGCAATTTCCCCCCAATTGTTATTTGTGCAAATTTTCCCTTTAATTTCGACCATTCCGCTACCGATCCCGATGGCGATGTGTTGGTTTACGAATGGTTTCATCCCCTGAACGGCGCCACTTACGATGTGCCAGACCCTTCTCCTGCACCGGGACCTCCCTTTGAAGAAGTTAATTTTTACGGACCATACAGTTATACTTATCCCATTGAATCGGATCCTGCGTTTTCTATTAATTCCACCACTGGTTTTTTGTCGGGAACACCAACTTCCTTAGGTCAATTTGTTGTAGGTATTGCCGTAAAAGAATACAGAGCAGGAGTTTTGATAAATACACATTACCGCGATTTTCAATTTAATATCACCGATTGCGAACCTACTTTAGTGGCATCATTACCCGGAGAAATTAATAATTGCACCGATTTTACCATACACTTCGAAAACTGGAGTTATGGAACCGATGAATTTTTATGGGATTTTGGCGTTGATGGAATTACCACTGATGTGAGTGAAGAGGAATTTCCAACTTATACCTATCCCGACACTGGTACTTATATCGTAAGCCTGATCGCTTTTCCCGGACAAACATGTTCTGATACCACTTTCGCAACAGTTAGCATATATCCGCATTTAATTCCCACGATAGATTTTGATCCGGCCTGCGCAAAAACCCCTGTTCAATTTACAGATCTTTCGGTCACCGATTTTGGAACTCTAACAAGCTGGCAATGGAATTATGGAGATGGGGGAGGCAGCTCCGAACAAAACCCCGAATATACTTATGATGAGCCTGGTAATTATATGCTGATTTTCACCGTAGAAAATAGTGTGGGTTGTGTTGCAGAAATTTATGATACCATTAAAATTTATTCTTTGCCAAATGCCCTGTTTAATTCGGAGGGAGCATGTTTAGAAGAGGTGGGAACTGTCTACAGTACAAGTGTTATCATGATCGGAAACGAAATTGTAGATTGGCAGTGGGAAGTGGATCCGGATAATTATTTTTCAGGAGAATCTTTTGAATATTATTTTGATACTGCGGGAATTTATACTGTTACACTTACGGCAACGAGCAATTATGGTTGTGTTGATTCCATAACCGATATCATTATAGTTCCCGAACCAGTTGTGGCATCTCCAATTGCCGATGTAACCATTTGTGAAGGTGATAGTGTTCAATTGATTGCGGGTGGTGGAACCTTTTATCAGTGGTATCCACCAGAAAATATTAGTGATGATGCACTGTCAAACCCCTATGTTTTTCCTACAACCCCAACTATATATTACGTAGTGGTATACGACCAATGTTCTGCAGATACTGTAATGGTAAATGTAAATGTTTTGGCTGCCCCAAATGTTGAAGTTGGCGTTGATACAATTGTATATTCCGGTCATCCCGTACAAATGTGGGCTGTTGGGGCCTCCAATTATATTTGGGAACCTCCTTTTGGACTAACTGATCCGGCCATTGCAGATCCTGTTGCCACACCTCCTTCCACCGTGCAATATATTGTAACCGGAACTGATAAAGCAGGATGCACAGATGTTGATACTGCGCTGGTGTATGTAATTCCGAGTTGCTTTCATTTTGTAGATATAAATGCCTTTTCACCTAATGGCGATGGGGTTAATGATAATTTCAGACTCATTACCTCAGGTGATGATCAACTCGTAAGTATGGAAATTTATAATCGCTGGGGGCAACGTATCTTTGAAACCAATAATCTTGTGAATGGGTGGGATGGAACTGATGGAAATGGCAAACCACAGGAAATTGGAACCTATATTTACAAAATTTGGACAAAATGTGACGAAATTTTGCAATCTTTGAGCGGTAACGTTACCCTTTTGAGATAA